A portion of the Musa acuminata AAA Group cultivar baxijiao chromosome BXJ1-1, Cavendish_Baxijiao_AAA, whole genome shotgun sequence genome contains these proteins:
- the LOC103980736 gene encoding cytochrome P450 78A9-like, with translation MGSAGESGWVVSLSLAAKAGELSADPSRLLALAVVVAVCWLTTLLFHWAFPGGPAWGRYWWSRRRPWGIGGVIPGPRGLPVVGSMGLMSGLAHRKLAAAADAIPGARRLMALSLGDTRVVITCDPVVARDILNCSEFADRPAKESAYGLMFHRAIGFAPYGAYWRTLRRTAATHLFSPKQISAFGLHRAEIAAQMVRALNGLPSQPVQVRKIVKRASLNHVMWFVFGKKYGLEQETEESKELRSLVEEGYELLGKLNWSDHLPVLAGLDLQRVRSGCNGIVRRVERFVTRIIEEHLVGHGRAAEAATGDFVDVLLSLQGSDRLSDADMVAVLWEMIFRGTDTVAVLIEWVLARLVMHGEVQARLQAELDAVVGRNGTVTGPEAIPALPYLQAVIKETLRMHPPGPLLSWARLATSDAIVSGGHSVPAGTTAMVNMWAIARDPAVWPDPLRFDPDRFIGPGGHAAEFPVMGSDLRLAPFGSGRRSCPGKGLAMATVELWVAALAHEFEWRAPSDDAAEGGDVDLSEVLRLSCEMAAPLTVRLRRRRRGLA, from the exons ATGGGATCCGCGGGAGAGAGCGGATGGGTCGTCTCGCTCTCCTTGGCCGCCAAGGCTGGCGAGTTGTCCGCCGACCCTTCTCGCCTGCTCGCTCTCGCTGTCGTCGTCGCAGTTTGCTGGCTCACCACTCTCCTGTTCCACTGGGCCTTCCCCGGCGGCCCCGCCTGGGGAAGGTACTGGTGGAGCAGGCGCCGGCCATGGGGCATCGGAGGTGTCATCCCGGGGCCCCGGGGACTCCCCGTGGTCGGAAGCATGGGCCTCATGTCCGGTCTCgcccaccggaagctcgccgccgCCGCGGACGCCATCCCCGGCGCCCGGCGGCTCATGGCGCTCAGCCTGGGCGACACCCGGGTGGTCATCACCTGCGACCCGGTCGTGGCCAGGGACATCCTGAACTGCTCCGAGTTCGCCGACCGGCCGGCCAAGGAGTCGGCCTACGGGCTCATGTTCCACCGCGCCATCGGCTTCGCCCCCTACGGCGCCTACTGGCGCACCCTGCGGAGGACCGCGGCCACCCATCTCTTCTCCCCCAAGCAGATATCCGCCTTCGGCCTCCACCGCGCTGAGATCGCCGCGCAGATGGTGCGCGCCCTCAACGGCCTCCCGTCCCAGCCCGTTCAAGTCCGCAAGATCGTGAAGCGAGCGTCCCTGAACCACGTCATGTGGTTCGTCTTCGGAAAGAAGTACGGCCTCGAGCAAGAAACCGAGGAGTCGAAGGAGCTAAGGAGCTTGGTAGAAGAAGGCTACGAGCTCCTGGGGAAGCTCAACTGGTCGGACCACCTGCCGGTTCTCGCGGGGTTGGACCTGCAGCGAGTGCGGTCGGGCTGCAACGGCATCGTCCGCCGCGTCGAGCGGTTCGTGACGCGCATCATCGAAGAGCACCTAGTCGGACATGGGCGCGCCGCGGAGGCTGCCACGGGAGACTTCGTCGACGTTCTGCTGTCTCTGCAGGGTTCCGATAGACTATCCGACGCCGACATGGTCGCTGTTCTCTGG GAGATGATATTTCGGGGTACGGACACCGTGGCGGTGCTGATAGAGTGGGTGCTGGCGAGACTGGTGATGCACGGGGAAGTGCAGGCGAGACTGCAAGCGGAGTTGGACGCGGTGGTGGGAAGGAACGGGACGGTGACGGGACCCGAGGCGATCCCAGCGCTGCCGTACCTGCAGGCGGTGATCAAAGAGACGCTGAGGATGCACCCGCCGGGCCCGCTTCTATCGTGGGCTCGCCTGGCCACGTCGGATGCGATCGTGAGCGGGGGCCACTCCGTGCCGGCGGGGACCACGGCGATGGTGAACATGTGGGCCATCGCCCGCGACCCGGCGGTGTGGCCCGACCCGCTCCGGTTCGATCCGGACCGGTTCATCGGACCTGGTGGGCACGCCGCTGAGTTCCCGGTAATGGGCTCCGACCTGCGGCTGGCGCCGTTCGGGTCCGGGCGGCGGAGCTGCCCCGGGAAGGGGCTGGCCATGGCGACGGTCGAGCTGTGGGTGGCGGCGCTGGCGCACGAGTTCGAGTGGAGGGCTCCGTCCGACGACGCGGCGGAGGGCGGTGACGTCGACCTCTCCGAGGTGCTGCGACTCTCCTGCGAGATGGCGGCGCCGCTGACCGTGAGGCTCCGTCGGCGTCGCCGGGGGCTGGCTTGA
- the LOC108953031 gene encoding protein TILLER ANGLE CONTROL 1-like — protein sequence MGFDRCAAPKLPYSRLESIYTALLTFKEMTQILIALIIGEQRGPELAFRHCYLFILFFLSRTTSALASTGDTVPLAYLIPTQIQSCSSLQLRKAMEILNWMHRKLQPSSNYSQVSQKKDALWEDAEETRETMVESDTDALLLHDMHNGILAIGTFSHHHPLVSRSHSDPEEFRREDRKETQGAEGAKLFAVAREPSFKIKLPVEDEKTRTMEVVQVHEVLQVSEKKILELPLLKEDQVKRERRRRTTLADLLAGNALEENGANLGGQASGNPCRQEHAAQEQ from the exons ATGGGCTTTGACAGGTGTGCCGCACCTAAACTACCATACTCGCGACTCGAATCGATATACACTGCTTTACTCACGTTCAAAGAGATGACTCAAATCTTGATCGCTCTTATTATTGGAGAACAGAGAGGCCCAGAATTAGCCTTCAGGCATTGCTACTtgttcatcctcttcttcttgaGCAGGACCACCTCCGCTTTGGCTTCCACTGGTGACACAGTCCCCCTCGCTTATTTAATTCCAACCCAAATCCAATCTTGCAGCAGTCTTCAGCTCCGCAAAGCAATGGAG ATCTTGAACTGGATGCACCGCAAGCTGCAACCCAGCAGCAACTACTCTCAGGTTTCCCAAaagaaag ATGCCTTGTGGGAAGACGCCGAAGAGACGAGAGAGACGATGGTGGAGAGCGACACCGACGCGCTGCTTCTCCATGACATGCACAATGGCATTCTCGCCATTGGCACCTTCAGCCACCACCACCCTCTCGTATCTCGGTCCCACTCCGATCCAGAAGAGTTCCGTCGGGAGGATAGAAAAGAAACCCAAGGAGCGGAGGGAGCTAAGCTGTTTGCGGTGGCGAGGGAACCGTCGTTCAAGATCAAGTTGCCGGTGGAAGATGAGAAGACGAGAACAATGGAGGTGGTGCAGGTGCATGAGGTGTTGCAGGTATCCGAGAAGAAGATCCTTGAGCTGCCATTGCTGAAGGAGGACCAGGTCAAGAGAGAGAGGCGAAGAAGGACGACGCTGGCAGATCTGCTTGCGGGCAACGCACTTGAAGAGAACGGAGCCAACCTTGGGGGGCAAGCATCAGGCAATCCATGTCGACAAGAACATGCAGCGCAAGAACAGTGA
- the LOC135598813 gene encoding uncharacterized protein LOC135598813, translating to MAMVASLSSMAVGTAAKLKAKPHLLAPKTLTLQNAPSTISFRSYQTLTTISIPSKNPLLPPIKSLPPPLEYEAASGSLKSRLAAGETLYGLFLVSASPTLAEIAGLAGYDYVVVDMEHGSGGISDALPCLRALAATRTPAVLRLPEPSATWAKKALDLGPQGIMFPMVDTPAAAAHAVACCRFPPRGIRGSAHTVVRASAYGLDDGYLTRCEEEILVMCQVESFDAVAEVEAIAAVEGVDVVQMGPMDLSASMGYLWDPGNRKVRKVLRDVERKVLGVRKTRTEADAAAEGGGAGGPYLGGFAMPHDPPEELKARGYHLVAGAVDVGLFRRAAVEDVQRFRLVQTEIGEEEDEFEKPREESYWSE from the coding sequence ATGGCGATGGTGGCCTCCTTGTCGTCGATGGCGGTCGGCACCGCAGCGAAACTCAAAGCAAAGCCTCATCTTCTGGCccccaaaaccctaaccctccaAAACGCTCCGTCGACCATTTCCTTCCGATCCTACCAAACCCTCACCACCATTTCCATCCCCTCCAAAAACCCCTTGCTTCCTCCCATTAAATCTTTGCCGCCGCCGCTGGAATATGAAGCTGCCTCCGGGAGCCTTAAGTCCCGCCTCGCTGCTGGCGAGACCCTCTACGGCCTCTTTCTCGTCAGCGCCTCTCCTACCCTCGCCGAGATCGCCGGACTCGCCGGCTACGACTACGTGGTCGTCGACATGGAGCACGGCTCCGGGGGCATCTCCGATGCCCTCCCCTGCCTCCGCGCCCTAGCCGCCACGCGCACCCCCGCCGTGCTCCGCCTTCCTGAGCCCTCCGCCACCTGGGCCAAGAAGGCCCTCGATCTTGGTCCCCAGGGCATTATGTTCCCCATGGTGGATACTCCCGCCGCAGCTGCACACGCTGTCGCTTGCTGCCGCTTCCCGCCGCGTGGCATCCGCGGCTCCGCGCACACCGTCGTCCGCGCCTCCGCCTACGGCCTCGATGACGGCTACCTCACCCGCTGCGAGGAAGAGATCCTGGTGATGTGCCAGGTGGAGTCGTTCGACGCCGTGGCGGAGGTCGAGGCGATCGCCGCTGTCGAGGGAGTCGACGTGGTGCAGATGGGCCCTATGGATCTCAGCGCGAGCATGGGGTACCTGTGGGACCCTGGGAACAGGAAGGTGAGGAAAGTGCTGAGGGATGTGGAGAGGAAGGTGCTGGGAGTGAGGAAGACGCGGACGGAAGCCGACGCCGCGGCGGAGGGTGGCGGCGCCGGCGGTCCATACCTAGGGGGGTTTGCGATGCCGCACGATCCGCCGGAGGAGCTGAAAGCGAGGGGGTACCACCTGGTGGCGGGGGCAGTGGACGTGGGGCTGTTCCGACGGGCTGCAGTGGAGGACGTGCAGCGGTTCCGGCTGGTGCAAACGGAGATCGgtgaggaggaggacgagttcgAGAAGCCCCGGGAAGAGTCGTACTGGAGCGAGTGA